A stretch of Paludisphaera borealis DNA encodes these proteins:
- the rpoB gene encoding DNA-directed RNA polymerase subunit beta yields MPTPTTVRRIVPALKRNFGRIHDEFQVPDLTQIQTRSYERFLQADDPADARADSGLEGVFREIFPIESYDKTLKLEYIRYDLGKPRYDPDECRQLRLTFGRPLHVWLRLNKGETTLEESVYLGDMPVMIGGGEFIINGAERVVVSQLHRSPGVDFVVEVESTDKKLHACRVIPERGSWIELQVTKKETLGVRIDQSGKFSSMTLLRAMSPAFSSDEAILNTFYESEEIDSSDSKAATLLEGKIACGDVVDPNTGEVLIDSGATISKALAQVFADAGDLGPIRVLKDARDQLILQSLQEDPTTDHESALLRIYQRLRPGNPPQLEKARELFHEKFFDTNRYRLGKVGRFRINRKFTQTIPDDQMTLDPEDYVNAIRYILRLRKGTDPKVHIDDIDHLGNRRLRTIDELAADELRKGFLKLRRTVQERMSLKDAEDMTPRSLINPKSISAAIEYFFGRGELSQVVDQTNPLAQLTHERRLSALGPGGLNRKRAGFEVRDVHISHYGRICPIETPEGTNIGLISSLGIYGGVDEYGFLITPYRKIKAGRGTEEVVWMRADEESENYLAPADAAVDDHGKLKGPTLIARYQTDFVSVPVDSIQFQDISPKQMVGVSAGLIPFLEHDDANRALMGSNMQRQAVPLLVAEPPIVATGLEYSVAGNSGMVIKAQQDGTITYVDSTRVIIDHNHIYKLRKYVGLNERTCLNQKPIVKVGQQVKTGEILADGASTYKGELALGRNVLVGFQAWDGYNFEDAIIISEKLVREDVYTSIHIEEFEIEIRETKLGREEFTRDIPNVSEKALRNLDDNGVVRIGTYVKPGDILVGKVAPKSKSELTPEEKLLHAIFGRAGEDVKNDSLEVPSGVEGIVINTQRFSRRMSLSEDERKAFEKELKDTEGGENVRIADEYRQMVKALEEAVGGPVADPSSGKPLGRTKDSKDLVDESDRFKLEALDLRSPDASAKAREVVRQYAPRIEALKDEKERRLNSLKRGDELPSGVLQMVKIYIATKRVISVGDKMAGRHGNKGVIAKILPEEDMPFLADGTGVEILLNPLGVPSRMNVGQILETHLGWAAAKLGFQAVCPVFDGASEETIRQCLKDAGLPENGKAELYDGRTGLKFDQRVTVGYLYMLKLHHLVDDKIHARATGPYSLITQQPLGGKARFGGQRFGEMEVWALEAYGAAYILQELLTVKSDDVEGRTKIYESMVKGENTLEAGTPASFDVLTNEIRGLGLNMQLEKKRV; encoded by the coding sequence ATGCCCACTCCGACCACTGTGCGGCGAATCGTTCCGGCCCTGAAGCGGAATTTCGGCCGAATCCACGACGAATTTCAGGTCCCCGACCTGACGCAGATTCAGACCCGCAGCTACGAACGGTTTCTCCAGGCCGACGACCCCGCCGACGCCCGCGCCGATTCGGGGCTGGAGGGTGTTTTCCGCGAAATCTTCCCGATCGAGAGCTACGACAAGACGCTCAAGCTGGAGTACATCCGGTACGATCTGGGCAAGCCCCGGTACGACCCCGACGAGTGCCGCCAGCTCCGGCTGACGTTCGGCCGTCCGCTGCACGTCTGGCTGCGGCTGAACAAGGGCGAGACCACGCTCGAAGAGTCGGTCTACCTCGGCGACATGCCGGTCATGATCGGCGGCGGCGAGTTCATCATCAACGGTGCCGAGCGGGTGGTGGTCAGCCAGCTTCACCGTTCGCCGGGCGTTGACTTCGTGGTCGAGGTCGAGTCGACCGACAAGAAGCTGCACGCCTGCCGCGTGATCCCCGAGCGGGGAAGCTGGATCGAGCTCCAGGTCACCAAGAAAGAGACTCTGGGCGTCCGCATCGACCAGTCCGGCAAGTTCTCGTCGATGACGCTGCTGCGTGCGATGAGCCCCGCCTTCTCGTCCGACGAGGCGATCCTCAACACGTTCTACGAATCGGAGGAGATCGACTCGTCCGATTCCAAGGCGGCGACCCTGCTGGAAGGCAAGATCGCCTGCGGCGACGTCGTCGACCCCAACACCGGCGAAGTCCTGATCGACAGCGGCGCGACGATCTCCAAGGCCCTCGCGCAGGTGTTCGCCGACGCCGGCGACCTGGGCCCGATCCGCGTCCTCAAGGACGCCCGCGACCAGCTCATCCTTCAGTCGCTTCAGGAGGACCCGACCACCGACCACGAGAGCGCGCTCCTGCGGATCTATCAGCGGCTCCGGCCGGGCAACCCGCCCCAGCTTGAGAAGGCCCGTGAGCTGTTCCACGAGAAGTTCTTCGACACCAACCGTTACCGGCTGGGCAAGGTCGGCCGGTTCCGGATCAACCGCAAGTTCACCCAGACGATCCCCGACGACCAGATGACGCTGGACCCGGAGGACTACGTCAACGCGATCCGTTACATCCTCCGGCTTCGCAAGGGGACCGACCCGAAGGTCCACATCGACGACATCGACCACCTGGGCAACCGCCGCCTGCGGACGATCGACGAGCTGGCCGCCGACGAGCTTCGCAAGGGCTTCCTCAAGCTTCGCCGCACCGTCCAGGAGCGGATGAGCCTCAAAGACGCCGAGGACATGACGCCGCGGTCGCTGATCAACCCCAAGAGCATCAGCGCGGCGATCGAATACTTCTTCGGCCGCGGCGAGCTGTCGCAGGTCGTCGACCAGACCAACCCGCTGGCCCAGCTCACGCACGAGCGGCGGCTGTCGGCGCTGGGCCCCGGCGGTTTGAACCGCAAACGGGCCGGCTTCGAGGTCCGCGACGTCCACATCTCCCACTACGGCCGGATCTGCCCGATCGAGACCCCGGAAGGGACCAACATCGGTCTGATCAGCTCGCTGGGCATCTACGGCGGCGTCGACGAATACGGCTTCCTCATCACCCCGTACCGCAAGATCAAGGCGGGCAGGGGGACCGAAGAGGTCGTCTGGATGCGGGCCGACGAGGAGAGCGAAAACTACCTCGCTCCGGCCGACGCGGCCGTCGACGACCACGGCAAGCTCAAGGGACCGACGCTGATCGCCCGCTACCAGACCGACTTCGTGTCGGTGCCGGTCGACAGCATCCAGTTCCAGGACATCTCGCCCAAGCAGATGGTCGGGGTCTCGGCCGGGTTGATCCCGTTCCTTGAGCACGACGACGCCAACCGCGCGCTCATGGGATCGAACATGCAGCGCCAGGCCGTGCCGCTTCTGGTGGCCGAGCCGCCGATCGTCGCCACCGGCCTTGAGTACTCGGTCGCCGGCAACTCGGGGATGGTGATCAAGGCGCAGCAGGACGGGACGATCACCTACGTCGACTCGACCCGGGTGATCATCGACCACAACCACATTTACAAGCTCCGCAAGTACGTCGGCCTCAACGAGCGGACGTGCCTGAACCAGAAGCCGATCGTGAAGGTCGGGCAGCAGGTCAAGACGGGGGAGATCCTGGCCGACGGGGCCTCGACCTACAAGGGCGAGCTGGCCCTGGGCCGCAACGTCCTGGTCGGCTTCCAGGCCTGGGACGGCTATAACTTTGAAGACGCCATCATCATCAGCGAGAAGCTGGTGCGCGAGGACGTCTACACCTCGATCCACATCGAGGAATTCGAGATCGAGATCCGCGAGACCAAGCTCGGCCGCGAGGAGTTCACCCGCGACATCCCCAACGTCTCCGAGAAGGCGCTTCGCAACCTCGACGACAACGGCGTGGTCCGGATCGGCACCTACGTCAAGCCGGGAGACATCCTGGTCGGCAAGGTCGCGCCCAAGAGCAAGAGCGAGCTGACCCCCGAAGAGAAGCTGCTGCACGCGATCTTCGGAAGGGCCGGCGAGGACGTCAAGAACGACTCGCTGGAAGTCCCCTCGGGCGTCGAGGGCATCGTCATCAACACCCAGCGGTTCAGCCGCCGGATGAGCCTCAGCGAAGACGAGCGCAAGGCCTTCGAGAAGGAGCTGAAGGACACCGAGGGGGGCGAGAACGTCCGCATCGCCGACGAGTACAGGCAGATGGTCAAGGCCCTTGAAGAGGCCGTCGGCGGCCCCGTCGCCGACCCCTCCAGCGGCAAGCCGCTGGGCCGGACCAAGGACTCCAAGGACCTCGTCGACGAGAGCGATCGGTTCAAGCTCGAAGCGCTCGACCTCCGCAGTCCCGACGCCTCGGCCAAGGCTCGCGAGGTCGTCCGCCAGTACGCCCCGCGGATCGAGGCCCTCAAGGACGAGAAGGAGCGCCGGCTCAACAGCCTCAAGCGCGGCGACGAGCTGCCCTCGGGCGTGCTCCAGATGGTCAAGATCTACATCGCCACCAAGCGGGTGATCTCGGTGGGCGACAAGATGGCCGGCCGCCACGGCAACAAGGGGGTCATCGCCAAGATCCTCCCTGAAGAGGACATGCCGTTCCTCGCCGACGGCACCGGCGTCGAGATCTTGCTCAACCCGCTGGGCGTGCCCAGCCGTATGAACGTCGGCCAGATCCTCGAGACCCACCTCGGTTGGGCCGCCGCCAAGCTTGGCTTCCAGGCGGTCTGCCCGGTGTTCGACGGGGCCAGCGAAGAGACCATTCGCCAGTGCCTCAAGGACGCCGGCCTCCCCGAGAACGGCAAGGCCGAGCTTTACGACGGCCGCACCGGTCTGAAATTCGACCAGCGGGTCACGGTGGGCTACCTCTACATGCTGAAGCTCCACCACCTGGTCGACGACAAGATCCACGCCCGCGCCACGGGGCCGTACTCCTTGATCACCCAGCAGCCGCTGGGCGGCAAGGCCCGGTTCGGCGGCCAGCGGTTCGGCGAAATGGAAGTGTGGGCCCTGGAAGCCTACGGCGCCGCCTACATCCTCCAGGAGCTGCTCACCGTCAAGTCCGACGACGTCGAAGGACGTACGAAGATCTACGAGAGCATGGTCAAGGGGGAGAACACCCTCGAAGCCGGCACCCCGGCGAGCTTCGACGTGCTCACCAACGAAATCCGCGGCCTCGGGCTCAACATGCAGCTTGAGAAGAAGCGGGTCTGA
- a CDS encoding winged helix DNA-binding domain-containing protein, protein MATEVLTKQALNRALLARQMLLSRQAASVSEVLERLLGLQAQEAAPPFIGLWTRIEGFQRDDLLRLLRDRAVVRATLLRGTLHLVSAPDYLAFRSTFQPMFDAALKAVLRDRTSGVDVAVLVGSGRRLFVEEPRTFTKMRAALIDLFPGGDERAMGYTVRMRVPLVSTPDDSKWGFGGDPEFHDAATWLGRAPGPEPRAEELVLRYLAAFGPAAAVDVQAWSGVGGAREVLNALRPRLQTFRDERKRELFDLPDAPRPAAETPVPVRFLPGFDNVILGHADRSRIIDDAHRPKVTTKNLQVLPTFLVDGFVAGTWKISGAGAKAKLTLSPFGPMTAAAKAQLSKEGKELMRFVEPDASKPAIEFAAA, encoded by the coding sequence ATGGCGACGGAAGTCTTGACGAAACAGGCTCTCAATCGGGCCCTGCTCGCGCGTCAGATGCTGCTTTCGAGGCAGGCGGCGTCGGTTTCCGAGGTTCTCGAACGGCTGCTCGGGCTCCAGGCGCAAGAGGCGGCACCGCCGTTCATCGGCCTCTGGACCCGGATCGAGGGATTCCAGCGCGACGATCTGCTGCGATTACTGCGCGACCGCGCGGTCGTCCGCGCCACGCTCCTGCGAGGCACGCTCCATCTGGTGAGCGCCCCGGACTACCTGGCGTTTCGGTCGACCTTTCAACCGATGTTCGACGCGGCGCTCAAGGCGGTGCTCCGTGATCGAACCTCGGGCGTCGACGTCGCCGTGCTCGTGGGGTCGGGCCGTCGTCTGTTCGTCGAGGAGCCTCGGACGTTCACGAAGATGCGGGCCGCCTTGATCGACCTCTTCCCCGGCGGCGACGAGCGGGCGATGGGCTACACGGTCCGGATGCGGGTCCCCCTGGTCTCGACGCCCGACGACTCGAAATGGGGGTTCGGCGGCGACCCCGAGTTTCATGATGCGGCGACCTGGCTGGGCCGGGCACCCGGGCCGGAACCGAGGGCCGAGGAATTGGTCTTGCGCTATCTTGCTGCCTTCGGTCCGGCGGCGGCGGTCGACGTCCAGGCGTGGTCGGGAGTCGGCGGCGCCCGCGAGGTCCTCAATGCGTTGCGGCCGAGGCTTCAGACGTTTCGCGACGAGCGGAAGCGCGAGCTGTTCGATCTGCCGGACGCCCCCCGGCCGGCGGCCGAGACGCCCGTACCCGTGCGGTTCCTTCCGGGCTTTGACAACGTGATCCTCGGCCACGCCGACCGATCGCGGATCATTGACGACGCGCATCGGCCGAAGGTCACGACCAAGAACCTCCAGGTCCTGCCGACGTTCCTGGTCGACGGGTTCGTCGCCGGCACGTGGAAGATCTCGGGGGCCGGGGCCAAGGCCAAGCTCACCCTGTCGCCGTTCGGCCCGATGACGGCCGCCGCGAAGGCGCAGCTCTCGAAGGAAGGGAAGGAGTTGATGCGGTTCGTCGAACCGGACGCGAGCAAGCCGGCGATCGAGTTCGCGGCGGCATGA